The Brachypodium distachyon strain Bd21 chromosome 4, Brachypodium_distachyon_v3.0, whole genome shotgun sequence nucleotide sequence GCCGGTGGCGGACTTCGCCCTTCTCCTTCAGCGAGGAAGCCGCGGCCTGTcctccccgcctcctccgcgtGCAATCCCTCATCCGCTCTAGCCCgcgacctcgacggcgcctcccccgccagcccgcgccgccgtctcctcctgcATCCGCCCCACCGTCTTCAGCTGCCTCCTCGGCCTGCGCGCCGCCATGACGACGCTGTCGCCTTTCGATTGAATTCTTCTTTTGCCGCTCCAGCATGAGGCCTGGACATTTTACTCGTTACTCGAAGAGTAGCTCGACTCGTTAGGCTAACGAACATAGTAGAATATCTTGTAAAACTTGTTAACACTAACAAGCGTAACGAGTCGAGCTAATGAGTCTCGTGAGCATGCTCGTTATCTGGCGAAGTGGCAAACTGCGATCAATCCAACAAACCCAATCATTGGTTACTTCGTTAGGCCCAGCAGTTCCCCTCCGAACAGGCAGCCCAACAAGGCTACGCCAAGCCCACGAGGCCAAGAGCCCAAGACTTGTTAGGGCAAAGGCCTACTCAAAAGGCCTGGTCTACTCTCGTTCGTCAACAACACGCAATCAGGCACGGTCGCACAGGGCACGCGCACCCCATTCCCCGCAGCCGCCGACCACCGGAACTGGATCCAGCCGCAGACCCGCAGTCGTCCGCATGTAAGCACCCCGCGCTCGGcccctcctcctgcctccctcCTTTCTCTGTCCAGGAAGAATAGGGGACGAGCGTCAGCTTGTGGCCTCGAGCGgtcgcgccgccggcggtccGGCGCCAACGCGCCTAGGCGCCTAGCCGCCTTTCCCATCGACGCTCTTCCACTGCAGCCTCGCCTCGCCTACCTCTAACCTCACTTTCGCcgctaacgagcttaacgagcgctcgcgagcAGTAACCGAACAGGCTTTGATGTTCGTTAAGGTTAACAAGTCGAGCTCTTAACGTTAGCCAGGGCAGCATCGTCCCATGTGTCACCCGTGGAGGGGCTGTAATCTGGGCAACAAGACGAAATTATGGAGAAGGAAGGGAGGGGGGATTGGAGGACCGGGGCTTGTACCGTCGTTCTATTTTTCCGCGGGGATCAAAGTCGGATCGGGATGCGCGTGATTAGAGCGGGGAGAGGGACGGAGGTGGGGAGAACAAAGGAACATGCGTCCGTTGATGAAGATGTGTGGACGGTTCAGATTTGATTTTCCTGCGAAGTTGGTGCGTTTATAAGTATATAAGTATAGACTAGCAAAAGAACCTgtgcgatgctacggaacaacggaaagtgtatcaagcacgagccggtggatgcgaagtctggacattgatttttcgattggattgatttccatactgagattgataccgagattttttgtttgggttcggattgatttccacactgagatggatacgaagaattttggatttcatgctaaggagattgatttattttaggactgttcgtattatgttgtgacaaatttggaccgtacgataacttttGGTAAATTtaaaccgtagaatttctgctactgaaatcgtgaataaggcgagagggaaagaaaataaaaagcaGTGACATgttgattgtaattttaacgaaattgaccgaccaacaccgaccaacgacgcccacccatcaccaccgattccaatttaatatattgtaatagaCTAGCAAAAAgccccgtgcgttgctacggaagaaCAAATGTGACGTACCGCGTCCACCCCCGGACAGTGGTGGCATATTCGTAATTTTGACAAAGTGACGTACCGCAGCGACGTCCTTACCATCATAATGATGATATAGATAAGTACAGATGCTGGGGAAGAAACTGTTGTAGAATCGGGTTTAGAGAAAAGATTGCTCTCAAGACACGAAATATGAAGGAATAATCTGAGCCGTTGGATGGTGGGTGACCACTAGTACTAAAGCACGCGTCCCTGGCTCCGAAAAGCCCACCCCACCTAAACCCCGCCGGAATCCCGcctccaaaaccctagccgccgactcccctcctccggctcgaccgccgccgccctccaaGGAGACACCCGCCGCGGCGCCACCCGGCCTCCCTTCGCGCTGTTGCATTCGCTCGCCTCCGCGCCTCCCCTCGCCGTGCAGGCCCTGAAGGAGACGCCCGCCGGCTGCTGCCCCGCCTCCCCTGTAAGCTTCTTCTCCggttctccctctcccttctcccGCTCTGTAATCTGCTCATCCGTAATCTGTTCACGGCTTCGTATATGACTAGGATGTAGCAGTGTAGAGTAGCTCGCCGTAGCAGTCTGGGAGTGAATAGATGGACCATTCATCGATTTGTGTTTCTCCCTTTCATTCAGAATTTGCCTGGGACCGCTAGTTCTTCTCCCCTGTCAAAGTCTCCTTATAATTTTTATAGTTTATTTAGAATCAGTATATGCATAGACAAACGTATCGCCAGATCCTATCGTTTGGAAAATTGCCTATCCCATATGTATGCAAGTATCAACACAAACTAGGTTGGTACAAGGTATAGGTGCATCAGAGCTAATTATGCAGTTTCCTGATGAATACCTAACTAATGGCAGCCTGTTTACCCTACTTTATGTCTGGCCCCTCACGCAAATCAGCTTAGCGCGCCTGTTTCACTGTGACTGAGATAAGTAATCCCTACTCAACTATCGATAACTAGCTCATGACTGTTTTTGTTCTGTTAGTGGTATATGTTTTACGTCTAACCACATTTTACCCAGAAATTCTTTTGCTACTCTTTCATCTGTTCTTATGTTGCTCTCGTTGCATAAGCCTTCTCAATATGATTTCTGAAGAAAGCCAAGTTAGTTGGAATTGGTTAAATGGCTTGTATGCTGTAAGATTAGGGGCATGTTTGGTTTGTGCCCAAACTTGccttgccaaaattttggcagccAATGTAAATTTGGTCTTCATTTGGTCTGTTGCCAATAAATTGGTAGCCAAAGGAATCTTGCCCACCTACCCCACAATGCCTTCACGACTTTTGCCAAATACTTGGCCAACTTGGGGCCAATGAATCCCtaaccaatattttggctagccaattgTTGGCAAGAATTGGTAGGGTAAGAATTGGCAtgaaccaaacagcccctaggagaactgtttttttttataactgCTTCGCCCTGAATGTTTTTAACTGATACAATCTGGTCCTTTGATATTTGACAGGGCAGTTGTGACAGCCATGGATATCACTCAGATTTTGCTAGCTGCCCAATCTCCTGATGGCAATCTTCGCGCAGTAGCCGAAGGCAACATTAAGCAGTTCCAGGAGCAGAATCTTCCCAACTTCCTCCTGTCCTTATCAGTCGAGTTATCGAGTGATGAAAGACCACCAGAGTCTAGAAGACTTGCTGGTATTATCCTTAAGAATTCATTGGATGCCAAGGATTCTGCAAAGAAGGAGCTACTTACCCAACAGTGGGTTAGCCTTGATCCATTGATCAAATCGAGGATTAAGGACTCACTACTGATTACACTAGGATCTTCGGTGGCTGATGCAAGGCAGACCTCATCACAAGTCATTGCAAAGGTTGCATCCATTGAGATACCTCGTAAGGAGTGGCAAGACCTCATTGCTAAATTACTGAATAACATGACACAGCCGGGGGCATCTGCTGCAGTAAAGCAAGCAACTCTAGAAGCTTTGGGGTATGTCTGTGAGGAGATCCCTCCTGAGCACTTGGAGCAGGAACAAGTGAATGCAGTTCTCACTGCTGTGGTCCAGGGTATGAACCAGACAGAGCTAAGCTCTGAAGTCCGTCTTGCAGCAGTTAAAGCTCTATACAACGCTCTTGATTTTGCTGAGAGCAACTTTGCGAATGAAATGGAGAGGAATTTTATAATGAAGGTCATATGTGATACTGCTGTATCTAATGAAGTGGAGATCAGGCAAGCAGCCTATGAATGCCTTGTTGCAATTGCATCCACATATTATGTGCACTTGGATCCTTATATgcaaaccatattcaacctTACCGCCAACGCTGTGAAAGGAGACGAGGAACCAGTTGCACTTCAAGCTGTTGAGTTTTGGAGCACTATTTGTGAGGAAGAGATTGAACTCCAAGAAGAATATGTGGGATCTGATGATGCTAACTCAACTGTAAATTATCGCTTCATTGAAAAGGCCCTCCCTTCACTTGTTCCGATGCTGCTAGAAACTCTCTTGAAGCAAGAGGAAgatcaagaacaagatgatAATGCTTGGAACATTTCCATGAGTGGTGGGACGTGCCTTGGACTCATTGCCAGAACTGTTGGCGATGCAATTGTCCCTCTTGTGATGCCATTTGTGGAGGCTAACATCACAAAGCCGGATTGGCATTGTCGTGAGGCAGCCACTTTTGCTTTTGGTTCTATCCTTGACGGCCCCTCTCTTGAGAAACTTGCTCCTCTGGTACAGGCTGGACTTGATTTCTTGCTCAACACGATGAAAGATCCGAACAGCCAGGTCAAGGACACCACTGCATGGACTCTTGGCCGGGTATTTGAGCTTTTGCATTCTCCATGCAGTT carries:
- the LOC100829120 gene encoding importin subunit beta-1 — protein: MDITQILLAAQSPDGNLRAVAEGNIKQFQEQNLPNFLLSLSVELSSDERPPESRRLAGIILKNSLDAKDSAKKELLTQQWVSLDPLIKSRIKDSLLITLGSSVADARQTSSQVIAKVASIEIPRKEWQDLIAKLLNNMTQPGASAAVKQATLEALGYVCEEIPPEHLEQEQVNAVLTAVVQGMNQTELSSEVRLAAVKALYNALDFAESNFANEMERNFIMKVICDTAVSNEVEIRQAAYECLVAIASTYYVHLDPYMQTIFNLTANAVKGDEEPVALQAVEFWSTICEEEIELQEEYVGSDDANSTVNYRFIEKALPSLVPMLLETLLKQEEDQEQDDNAWNISMSGGTCLGLIARTVGDAIVPLVMPFVEANITKPDWHCREAATFAFGSILDGPSLEKLAPLVQAGLDFLLNTMKDPNSQVKDTTAWTLGRVFELLHSPCSSNPIISNANLPRIMTVLLDSSKDVPNVAEKVCGAIYFLAQGYEDAELVSSSLTPYLPNVIAALLSAADRADTTHFRLRASAYEALNEIVRVSNIPETSSIIGQLLQEIMRRLNLTFDHQIFSSGDKEKQSDLQALLCGVLQVIIQKLSNSDAKSIIAQTADQLMFLFLRVFACHSSTVHEEAMLAIGALAYATGPDFVKYMPEFFKYLEAGLQNHEEYQVCSISVGVVGDICRALEDKVLPFCDGIMTVLLKDLSNPVLNRSVKPPIFSCFGDIALAIGENFEKYLPYAMPMLQGAAELLGVLDQNDEDMVDYGNQLRRGIFEAYSGILQGIKGEKAQLMIPYAGHLLQFTEAVYKDQSRDESVTKAAVAVLGDLADTLGPMSKDLFKGHLFHVEFLRECLDVDDEVRETASWAQGMISQAIVS